From a region of the Paenibacillus sp. FSL R10-2734 genome:
- a CDS encoding histidine kinase: protein MKSSFFSFLRRSFYFKMIVVMFAISVIPLIVLSYISVSVSSNTVQKQVNRLNAQLVNQVVDRIELTMIRFRELSEQYSRNTSIQGALVTPSEQYFEEVVRKRDLISVLSTASAIIGNVEGLLVYSAITDEVFSSTEAPATLDSSPYKPLIEAYLSSGQTGLFLDKHSLPDLRILDSSTYYISRVPFFMYEDLKGVLLISMSNDEYQKQIENIQLGNHGSISLLTEDGQTIATTSKLETQEQNERVHNILEHWKEMKRPTQFAVGTSIVSVKQTSTYDHWIVVSEIPSNELTASTQIIRDTVTYFLLILVLLGALCVVGFGYQLYKPLQAVKRQVDAIKKGNFNARVTHFANNEIGDLGRMLNTMSVRIQDLLGDLRESEDLKRKLEIRALQSQINPHFMYNTLNTIRMFALMKDYDKINMLMGRLVALLRYSMENFEQTVPLEKELDYLTDYVGLLNIRYKCQVHLLFEVEEPLQRMFIPKLSLQPLIENAIFHGILPKKLNEGHITIHAFNDVTAKQIILEIIDDGIGVEDNKLTQLQLHLQREEITESIGLLNVWMRMKLLFGTGAHIELNSDGDGLTIRIALPLETVMIKEEPHEAP, encoded by the coding sequence TTGAAGTCATCCTTTTTTAGTTTTTTAAGACGCAGCTTCTATTTCAAAATGATTGTTGTCATGTTCGCGATCTCTGTAATTCCCTTAATTGTTCTGTCTTATATTTCTGTAAGCGTATCCAGCAATACGGTACAGAAACAAGTAAATCGTCTCAATGCCCAACTCGTTAATCAAGTCGTCGATCGGATTGAGCTAACCATGATCAGATTCAGAGAGCTTAGTGAACAATATTCACGCAATACCTCCATACAAGGTGCATTGGTTACACCGTCAGAACAATATTTTGAAGAGGTTGTCCGCAAAAGAGACCTGATTTCTGTACTCAGTACAGCCTCAGCAATCATCGGAAATGTAGAGGGATTGCTCGTATATTCAGCAATTACAGATGAAGTCTTCTCCTCAACAGAGGCACCTGCTACGCTGGATAGCTCCCCCTATAAACCATTGATCGAAGCCTATTTGTCCTCAGGACAGACCGGCCTCTTTCTTGATAAGCACTCTCTGCCTGACCTGCGAATACTAGACTCTTCTACCTATTACATCTCACGGGTTCCCTTCTTCATGTATGAAGACTTAAAGGGAGTGCTATTGATCTCCATGAGCAACGACGAGTATCAGAAGCAAATTGAGAATATCCAGCTCGGCAACCATGGCTCTATTTCCCTGCTTACGGAAGACGGTCAGACAATTGCTACCACCAGTAAGCTGGAGACCCAGGAACAGAACGAGCGTGTACATAACATTCTTGAGCATTGGAAGGAAATGAAACGTCCCACACAATTTGCTGTTGGCACCTCCATTGTCTCCGTCAAGCAGACCTCTACGTATGATCATTGGATCGTGGTCTCGGAGATTCCCTCCAATGAGCTTACCGCCAGCACACAAATCATTCGCGACACGGTAACCTATTTTCTCCTGATTCTTGTTTTGCTTGGTGCTCTTTGTGTTGTCGGCTTCGGCTATCAGCTATATAAGCCACTACAAGCCGTGAAACGCCAGGTCGATGCCATTAAAAAGGGGAACTTCAATGCACGGGTCACTCATTTTGCGAACAATGAAATTGGAGATCTCGGTCGTATGCTCAATACAATGTCCGTCCGAATTCAAGACTTGCTCGGAGATCTGCGTGAATCTGAGGATTTAAAACGTAAGCTGGAAATACGCGCGCTCCAATCACAGATTAATCCCCATTTCATGTACAACACGCTGAATACCATTCGCATGTTCGCACTTATGAAGGATTACGACAAAATCAACATGCTGATGGGACGCCTTGTTGCACTATTAAGGTACTCGATGGAAAATTTTGAACAGACCGTTCCACTAGAGAAAGAGCTTGATTATCTCACAGATTATGTGGGCTTGCTAAATATCCGTTATAAATGTCAGGTTCATCTTTTGTTCGAGGTTGAGGAACCGCTGCAAAGGATGTTTATTCCTAAGCTAAGCCTTCAGCCGCTTATCGAGAACGCCATCTTCCACGGCATTCTTCCAAAGAAATTGAACGAAGGTCATATAACTATACATGCCTTCAATGATGTTACAGCAAAGCAAATTATACTGGAGATTATAGATGATGGAATTGGGGTGGAGGACAATAAATTGACCCAATTACAGCTCCATCTGCAACGAGAGGAAATTACCGAGAGCATTGGGCTGCTGAATGTGTGGATGAGAATGAAGCTGTTATTCGGAACCGGGGCGCATATCGAGCTGAATTCAGATGGTGACGGCTTAACCATTCGGATCGCACTGCCACTTGAAACCGTAATGATAAAGGAGGAGCCACATGAAGCACCATAA
- a CDS encoding response regulator, with amino-acid sequence MKHHKVLLVEDETPAREIFRHFIEQRDDLFSLVGEAEDGMDGLELFLKHKPELVVTDITMPVMNGLEMLREIEKSGEHVPKVIILTCHQDFHYAQQAIQLKASSYLIKDDCLSDPELLARTMEALATQVESLDKSREKQLQLEQQVRLSEIEIEQSLFLDMLLNPAAEAKWLRSLEEAQLSIYSNSFTALLLELDRNSLRFSFDQQEELKLWQFAGANVLKELLSNIGANKVIALDKGRFLAIYTDTMSLEYPGFLQQVLESIATNLKMNCIALQCRFEHGLELRPDALKQLSSAPYPFFYRYDESIRIEEWGSVAQFHSIPEPLNRFWSKVLQQALLEPYLNASALEQERSSLYRQALEHCWDPEQIKSLYLRVFLNMSHTLVGAEGGAELEADLRKKLELCQTFNSVHEATCAYFSKLQQLQEGSRKIDASISRIIQHMREDLSYPYKLEELAASINYSVPYFSTMFKKAVGESFIQYLTRLRVEKAKLLLITTDHKTFEISESIGFENYRSFNRIFKKETGVSPTDYRRNNMATSR; translated from the coding sequence ATGAAGCACCATAAAGTACTACTGGTGGAAGACGAAACCCCTGCCCGCGAAATATTCCGCCATTTCATTGAGCAGCGTGACGACCTGTTTAGCCTAGTTGGTGAAGCTGAGGATGGCATGGACGGGCTGGAATTGTTCCTGAAGCATAAGCCAGAACTGGTCGTAACGGATATTACGATGCCGGTTATGAACGGACTGGAGATGCTTAGGGAAATTGAAAAAAGCGGGGAACATGTGCCAAAGGTTATTATCCTAACTTGTCACCAGGATTTTCATTATGCCCAACAAGCCATTCAGCTGAAAGCCTCTTCCTATCTCATCAAGGATGACTGTCTTTCCGACCCGGAGCTGCTCGCCAGAACAATGGAAGCATTAGCGACTCAAGTGGAATCACTCGATAAATCACGGGAAAAGCAGCTCCAGCTAGAGCAACAGGTACGCTTGAGCGAAATTGAGATTGAACAAAGCCTGTTCCTGGATATGCTGCTGAATCCTGCTGCTGAAGCCAAATGGCTTCGTAGCCTGGAGGAGGCCCAGCTCTCGATCTACAGCAACTCTTTTACAGCATTGCTGCTGGAGCTGGACAGAAACTCCCTGCGCTTTTCGTTTGACCAGCAAGAGGAGCTGAAGTTGTGGCAATTTGCCGGAGCCAATGTGTTAAAGGAACTGCTCAGCAATATAGGCGCGAATAAAGTCATTGCCCTTGATAAGGGACGATTTCTAGCTATTTACACCGATACTATGAGTCTGGAGTACCCCGGATTTCTACAGCAGGTGCTCGAGTCCATTGCTACCAATCTAAAAATGAACTGTATTGCTCTTCAGTGTCGGTTCGAGCACGGATTAGAGCTTCGTCCAGATGCGCTCAAACAATTGTCGTCCGCACCATACCCTTTTTTCTACCGCTACGATGAAAGCATCCGTATCGAGGAGTGGGGATCGGTAGCCCAATTCCACAGCATACCTGAGCCGTTAAATCGGTTCTGGAGCAAGGTGCTGCAGCAGGCGTTACTGGAGCCGTATCTAAATGCCTCGGCACTAGAGCAAGAACGCAGTTCTCTCTACCGACAAGCTTTGGAGCACTGCTGGGACCCAGAGCAGATAAAATCCTTATATTTGCGGGTTTTTCTGAATATGAGCCACACCTTAGTTGGAGCCGAAGGCGGTGCAGAATTAGAAGCAGACCTCCGCAAAAAATTAGAGCTGTGCCAAACCTTCAACTCGGTGCATGAAGCTACCTGTGCTTATTTCAGCAAGCTTCAACAACTGCAGGAGGGTAGCCGCAAGATTGATGCTTCAATCTCAAGAATCATTCAACACATGCGTGAAGATCTCAGCTATCCTTATAAGCTGGAGGAACTGGCTGCTTCCATTAATTACAGCGTACCTTATTTCAGCACGATGTTTAAAAAAGCCGTTGGAGAAAGCTTTATTCAATATCTTACCCGGTTGCGAGTTGAGAAGGCGAAGCTGCTGCTAATCACCACAGATCACAAAACCTTTGAGATTTCCGAATCCATTGGGTTCGAGAACTATAGATCCTTTAACCGCATCTTCAAAAAAGAAACCGGCGTCTCTCCTACAGATTATCGTAGGAATAATATGGCGACGTCGAGGTAA
- a CDS encoding S-layer homology domain-containing protein encodes MNKVRKAASSLLVFCLMATSFAFPKDIHAAPQIDEQAKAEAEWAEVSSIIDKYPIIYTQLPTISNETTVSPDGPLMGNGTVNAFMGGDKNKQQIYISHADSWEKSYSLSAFSTTTHGKITYERLDEGTGNKPFRYDQSMKDGIVKAVSEKGFETSTWLSATENLIVTEITNTTDENMEIGVSTVVPTHKSGTVSSHTTSIDPVNKLISFTKHLRTEEGFDYAVELSSVLKVMDKDPVFSQVDDKTCMAKFELAAGETVTVIAATEGGKSSTTSLEDAKAHVLGIDSEAALYTVKQKHLDWWKEYWLKSYIKLADESSLMERIYYGQLYATGAALEAQSDNPAEVFGGNLFPWTGSTNTAWSGGFFMNIDVQRAPNAAIVANRVNQIASYTKLIDDYWETGRNMASDPKELNRVIGNSNWYPKFTEGIRGVLFPTFMPPWGYASAPAYDSAPIHAAMALVPMVKYWEYTCDDEYLEQLLYDKLVDLTEFFEDFAIVDEVTGKYVIGGSTIESGTLHKNAFQDLAGTYFVFDKAIKASKELGIDADKRVKWQEFRNNLSPLPTYVIPEGQPGGGLTVFTEAEGVPAVPRNAPIIHTTYLTDLVGMATDSELLEYTRNYLKYIAPWYEGHDKEDRTTMIATNVGYDIDKITDFLSKGLLDRPAGEWVGIRNNHTVGASVQASLIYNTITHSLKQSNQNFINVFANWHKDQPAEFTRLRAKGAFLVDAKQNENGITTYVNIFSEKGKDCTVLNPWKGQELEVYEDGNLIETVKGTNILGDTYKFATKANASYELKPQGGVQNPTLVNIITPEALTDFEIGISKTDLTPQLPESVKLETSTNNMKAEVTWDISSISYDPTMKEGQTFSVPGTVTLPEVVDNPNNVSLQTSINVIVNKIPQSSMTATATSEETGKDEARFAIDGDPLTMWHTKWDKSDVLPQSITLNLGDVYKVNRLSYLPRSTGGTSGIITKYNVYVSMDGTNFTKVTSGTWPFDTRLKQVTFDPIKAQYIQLEAIEAYNGWATAAEINIYSDSETEPQDKTLVSIKTPEPITGVTNGVDKTAEALVLPETVTLVTDSGDVPANVTWDVENSSYDPDVKTEQKFDVDGRVELPAGVVNPGSVKLTTSISVTVNAESDSEQDKTLVSITAPEAITGVVYGTDKTAEALGLPETVTLVTDFGDVPANVTWGVENSSYDPDVKTEQRFDVDGRVELPAGVVNPGSVELTTSISVTVNAESDSEQDKTLVSITAPEAITGVANGTAKTAEALGLPARVELVTDAGRVIANVSWDVAASSYDPAKRAAQTFTVDGRVTLPIGVVNSDNVDLTTKIGVTVKAGTTPTPEPTATPGPTATPDPKPTPKPEDDKKPNKPTDPVKPTEPETPKVDLSDISDHWAKASIEKAVELGFVSGYEDGTFRPNGTVTRGEFSTMLARALKLDAVDSEFSFSDQGKTPVWAQSFIQALSKAGFISGYKDGTFRANNEITRSELVVLIVRVLGLEVNPNATLAFDDVDQIPAWAKPYVATAAKAGLIKGNGNGKFNPNASSTRAEAVTLILAMLNTK; translated from the coding sequence ATGAATAAAGTTAGAAAAGCTGCTTCTAGCTTGCTTGTGTTTTGTTTGATGGCCACTAGCTTTGCGTTTCCAAAAGATATACATGCTGCTCCTCAGATAGATGAACAAGCAAAAGCCGAGGCAGAGTGGGCGGAAGTAAGTTCCATAATAGATAAGTATCCTATCATTTACACTCAATTGCCAACAATTAGCAATGAAACAACTGTATCTCCTGATGGACCTCTAATGGGAAATGGGACCGTTAATGCTTTCATGGGAGGAGATAAGAACAAGCAACAAATTTATATCTCGCATGCAGATTCTTGGGAAAAGAGCTATAGTCTTAGTGCCTTTTCTACTACGACCCATGGGAAAATTACGTATGAGAGACTGGATGAAGGTACGGGTAATAAGCCATTTAGATACGATCAAAGTATGAAAGATGGAATTGTTAAGGCGGTTTCAGAGAAAGGCTTTGAAACCAGCACCTGGCTATCAGCTACAGAAAATTTGATTGTAACTGAAATTACCAATACAACAGATGAAAATATGGAAATTGGTGTAAGTACGGTTGTTCCTACCCATAAATCTGGGACTGTAAGCTCCCATACTACATCAATTGATCCAGTTAACAAGCTGATCTCCTTTACCAAGCATTTACGTACCGAAGAAGGGTTCGATTATGCTGTAGAGCTTTCTAGCGTATTGAAAGTTATGGATAAAGATCCTGTATTTAGTCAGGTTGATGACAAAACCTGTATGGCAAAATTTGAACTAGCTGCAGGCGAAACTGTAACTGTTATCGCAGCAACAGAAGGCGGTAAGAGCTCCACGACATCGTTGGAGGACGCTAAGGCACATGTTTTAGGCATTGATTCAGAAGCTGCGCTGTATACAGTGAAGCAGAAGCATCTGGATTGGTGGAAAGAATACTGGCTAAAGTCGTACATTAAGCTGGCAGATGAATCCTCTTTAATGGAGAGAATCTATTACGGTCAACTCTATGCTACAGGGGCAGCTTTGGAAGCTCAAAGTGATAATCCTGCAGAAGTATTTGGTGGCAATTTATTTCCTTGGACAGGTAGTACTAACACAGCGTGGAGCGGTGGATTCTTTATGAATATAGATGTTCAACGGGCACCAAATGCAGCCATTGTAGCTAATAGGGTGAATCAAATTGCATCTTATACCAAATTAATTGATGATTACTGGGAAACGGGGCGGAATATGGCATCCGATCCTAAAGAATTGAATAGGGTTATTGGTAATTCGAATTGGTATCCCAAATTTACTGAAGGAATAAGAGGCGTCTTGTTCCCAACATTTATGCCGCCATGGGGATATGCGTCTGCCCCTGCTTATGATAGTGCTCCAATCCATGCGGCCATGGCATTAGTTCCAATGGTTAAATACTGGGAATATACGTGCGACGATGAATATTTAGAACAATTGTTATACGACAAGTTGGTCGATTTAACTGAGTTCTTTGAAGACTTTGCCATTGTAGATGAGGTAACAGGGAAATACGTTATAGGAGGATCTACTATTGAAAGCGGAACTCTGCATAAGAATGCGTTTCAGGATCTAGCTGGTACTTACTTTGTATTTGATAAAGCGATTAAGGCGAGTAAGGAACTAGGTATAGATGCTGATAAGCGAGTGAAGTGGCAAGAGTTTCGTAACAATTTATCGCCATTGCCAACGTATGTTATTCCAGAGGGCCAACCTGGCGGAGGGCTAACGGTATTCACGGAAGCAGAGGGAGTACCTGCTGTTCCAAGAAACGCTCCAATCATTCATACGACTTACCTTACTGATCTAGTAGGCATGGCAACTGATTCTGAATTGCTCGAGTATACTCGGAATTATCTTAAATATATTGCACCATGGTATGAAGGCCATGACAAAGAAGATCGCACAACAATGATTGCAACTAATGTTGGTTATGACATTGACAAGATTACTGACTTTTTGTCTAAAGGACTTCTTGATCGCCCCGCCGGTGAATGGGTTGGAATACGAAATAATCATACAGTGGGAGCATCCGTTCAGGCTTCTCTGATCTATAATACAATTACCCATTCTCTGAAGCAGAGCAATCAAAACTTCATAAATGTATTTGCGAACTGGCATAAAGATCAGCCAGCGGAGTTTACACGGTTGAGAGCGAAAGGTGCATTCTTGGTGGATGCAAAGCAGAATGAGAATGGAATAACGACTTATGTAAATATATTCAGTGAAAAAGGTAAAGATTGCACTGTTCTGAATCCATGGAAAGGTCAAGAATTGGAGGTTTATGAGGACGGAAATCTAATTGAGACTGTTAAGGGTACGAATATATTAGGGGATACTTATAAGTTTGCTACGAAGGCTAATGCATCCTATGAGCTGAAGCCACAGGGTGGTGTGCAAAATCCCACACTTGTAAACATTATAACCCCTGAAGCATTAACTGATTTTGAAATTGGAATTTCAAAGACAGATTTGACTCCCCAATTGCCGGAATCTGTAAAGTTAGAGACAAGTACAAATAATATGAAGGCTGAAGTAACATGGGACATTAGTAGCATAAGCTATGATCCTACAATGAAAGAAGGACAGACATTCTCGGTACCTGGTACAGTGACTCTTCCTGAAGTAGTAGACAATCCCAACAATGTATCCTTGCAAACATCTATAAATGTAATTGTAAATAAAATCCCACAGTCCAGCATGACAGCAACGGCAACAAGTGAAGAGACAGGAAAGGATGAAGCGCGTTTTGCGATTGATGGAGATCCGCTAACCATGTGGCATACCAAGTGGGATAAGTCTGATGTTCTGCCTCAATCTATTACTTTGAATTTGGGGGATGTTTACAAGGTTAATAGACTTTCCTATCTCCCAAGAAGCACAGGAGGAACAAGCGGCATTATAACTAAGTATAACGTTTATGTCAGCATGGACGGAACTAACTTTACCAAAGTGACAAGTGGAACTTGGCCATTTGATACTAGACTGAAGCAAGTGACGTTTGATCCAATCAAAGCACAGTATATTCAGCTTGAAGCAATAGAGGCATATAATGGATGGGCAACAGCAGCAGAAATCAATATTTATAGTGATTCAGAAACAGAGCCTCAGGATAAGACACTTGTGAGCATAAAAACACCAGAGCCAATTACTGGAGTAACCAACGGAGTAGACAAGACGGCAGAAGCCCTTGTTTTGCCTGAAACCGTAACATTGGTAACAGACTCTGGAGATGTGCCGGCTAACGTAACATGGGATGTAGAGAATTCAAGTTACGATCCAGATGTAAAAACAGAGCAGAAATTCGATGTAGATGGAAGAGTCGAATTGCCAGCAGGTGTGGTAAATCCAGGTAGCGTTAAACTAACAACAAGCATTAGTGTTACTGTAAATGCAGAGTCAGATTCAGAACAGGACAAGACTCTAGTGAGCATAACAGCACCAGAAGCGATAACTGGAGTAGTCTACGGAACAGACAAGACGGCAGAAGCCCTTGGGTTGCCTGAAACCGTAACATTGGTAACAGACTTTGGAGATGTGCCGGCTAACGTAACATGGGGTGTAGAGAATTCAAGTTACGATCCAGATGTAAAAACAGAGCAGAGATTCGATGTAGATGGAAGAGTCGAATTGCCAGCAGGTGTAGTAAATCCAGGTAGCGTTGAACTAACAACAAGCATTAGTGTTACTGTAAATGCAGAGTCAGATTCAGAACAGGACAAGACTCTAGTGAGCATAACAGCACCAGAAGCGATAACTGGAGTAGCCAACGGAACAGCCAAGACAGCAGAAGCCCTTGGATTGCCTGCGAGAGTAGAACTAGTCACCGATGCGGGCAGAGTAATTGCTAATGTGAGCTGGGATGTAGCTGCTTCAAGCTATGATCCAGCGAAAAGGGCAGCACAGACCTTCACTGTAGATGGAAGAGTAACGTTGCCTATTGGTGTGGTAAATTCAGACAACGTAGACTTGACGACTAAAATCGGTGTAACTGTAAAAGCTGGAACGACGCCAACGCCGGAACCAACAGCAACACCAGGCCCAACAGCAACACCAGATCCTAAGCCTACGCCAAAACCAGAAGATGATAAAAAGCCAAATAAGCCAACAGATCCAGTAAAACCAACTGAGCCAGAGACTCCAAAAGTAGATCTGTCTGATATTTCAGATCACTGGGCCAAGGCTTCTATCGAAAAAGCAGTAGAACTAGGTTTTGTCAGTGGCTATGAGGATGGAACCTTCAGACCGAATGGTACCGTAACTCGTGGTGAGTTTTCAACGATGTTAGCTAGAGCGCTGAAATTGGATGCAGTTGATTCTGAGTTTAGTTTTTCGGATCAAGGCAAAACACCAGTATGGGCTCAGTCATTCATTCAAGCACTTTCAAAAGCAGGTTTCATTTCTGGATACAAAGATGGTACTTTCCGTGCAAATAATGAAATAACTAGAAGCGAATTAGTTGTTCTTATTGTTCGTGTGCTTGGTCTTGAAGTGAATCCAAATGCAACACTAGCGTTTGATGATGTAGATCAAATTCCAGCATGGGCAAAACCTTATGTAGCAACAGCAGCTAAAGCAGGATTGATTAAGGGGAATGGGAATGGCAAATTTAATCCGAATGCCTCTTCAACCAGAGCTGAAGCAGTCACTTTGATATTAGCTATGCTAAACACTAAATAA
- a CDS encoding Gfo/Idh/MocA family oxidoreductase, with protein MLNIGVIGYGVRIDMLMDDLFALPYEIQIKAVADPDHERVRALMKKDGSKESMHQMGIDKIDGLLRSCEMNPDAITFYTDADEMLDNEKLDGVIVGTNCNMHTYFAKKVLDRNLPLFLEKPVATTMEDLRTLADCEANATAPTVVSFPLRVTPLVQEVKRILDAGTIGKVEHVQAFNDVPYGFVYFHDWYRDESASKGLFLQKATHDIDVINYLLGEEPVNVCAMKSKQIYKGDMPAGLRCSECDKWETCMDSTYNITYVRNDTPRNDYCSFAVDTGNEDSGSMIVKYESGMHVMYSQNFFARKGAARRGARLYGYKGTVEFDFATNEIKVFDHMSDKVITVRLDDKGSRHGGGDIVLMRNFVHLMQGRTTESVAPLKDGIRSALVCLQAKAFSESDQFYSVTF; from the coding sequence TTGTTGAATATTGGTGTTATTGGATACGGCGTGCGGATCGACATGCTGATGGATGATTTGTTCGCGCTACCTTATGAAATCCAGATCAAGGCAGTAGCCGATCCCGACCATGAGCGCGTGCGGGCTTTAATGAAGAAAGACGGCTCCAAAGAATCGATGCACCAAATGGGAATCGATAAAATCGACGGACTTTTGCGCAGCTGCGAGATGAATCCGGATGCCATTACCTTTTATACGGATGCGGACGAAATGCTGGACAACGAAAAACTGGACGGCGTGATCGTAGGTACGAACTGCAACATGCATACTTATTTCGCCAAAAAGGTGCTGGATCGCAATCTGCCGTTGTTTTTAGAAAAACCGGTTGCGACTACGATGGAGGATCTGAGAACGTTAGCCGACTGCGAAGCGAACGCAACGGCTCCCACAGTTGTTTCCTTCCCCTTGCGCGTCACACCGCTGGTGCAGGAGGTCAAGCGTATTTTGGATGCCGGCACGATTGGCAAGGTGGAGCATGTACAGGCGTTCAACGATGTTCCCTATGGATTTGTTTATTTCCACGACTGGTATCGAGATGAATCCGCTTCTAAAGGGCTTTTCCTGCAAAAGGCAACGCATGATATCGATGTCATTAACTATCTGCTTGGTGAAGAACCCGTGAACGTTTGTGCCATGAAATCCAAACAAATTTATAAAGGCGACATGCCTGCCGGCCTTCGTTGCAGCGAATGTGACAAATGGGAAACCTGTATGGACAGTACTTACAATATCACTTATGTGCGCAATGACACTCCGCGTAACGACTATTGCAGCTTTGCGGTAGATACCGGTAACGAAGACTCCGGCAGCATGATTGTGAAATACGAAAGCGGAATGCACGTCATGTATTCGCAGAACTTCTTTGCCCGCAAAGGGGCTGCGCGCCGAGGGGCTAGGTTATATGGCTATAAGGGCACCGTGGAATTCGATTTCGCCACCAATGAAATCAAAGTATTTGACCACATGAGTGATAAAGTAATCACTGTGCGTCTCGATGATAAAGGCTCGCGTCATGGCGGCGGTGATATTGTACTCATGCGGAATTTTGTACACCTGATGCAGGGCAGAACCACCGAATCTGTTGCCCCACTAAAGGACGGGATTCGTAGCGCCCTTGTATGTCTGCAAGCCAAAGCGTTTTCCGAAAGCGATCAATTTTATTCCGTTACGTTTTAA